A genomic stretch from Ursus arctos isolate Adak ecotype North America unplaced genomic scaffold, UrsArc2.0 scaffold_21, whole genome shotgun sequence includes:
- the PMCH gene encoding pro-MCH yields the protein MAKMSLSSYLLILTFSLFSQGILLSASKSIRNLEDDMVFNTFRLGKAFQKEDTPQKSVVAPSLEQYKNDESSFMNDEENKNSKNTGSKHNFLNHGLPLNLAIKPYLALKGSVAFPAENGVQNTESTQEKREIGDEENSAKFPIGRRDFDSE from the exons atggcaaaaatgagtCTCTCTTCCTACCTGTTAATACtaactttttctctgttttctcaaggCATTTTACTTTCAGCATCCAAGTCCATAAGAAATTTAGAAGATGACATGGTATTTAATACATTCAGGCTGGGGAAAGCCTTTCAGAAGGAAGATACtccacaaaaatcagttgtcgCTCCTTCTCTGGAACAATATAAAAATGATGAGAGCAGTTTCATGAAcgatgaggaaaacaaaaattcaaag AACACAGGCTCCAAACATAATTTCTTAAATCATGGTCTGCCACTGAATCTGGCTATAAAACCTTATCTTGCACTAAAAGGATCTGTAGCTTTTCCAGCTGAGAATGGAGTTCAGAATACTGAATCAacacaagaaaagagagaaattgggGATGAAGAAAACTCAGCTAAATTTCCTATAGGAAGGAGAGATTTTGACAGTGagtag